In Vibrio marisflavi CECT 7928, the following are encoded in one genomic region:
- a CDS encoding anti-phage deoxyguanosine triphosphatase: MPETIDSAWRQRNKQENKLRLNDHRSPFERDRARILHSAAFRRLQSKTQVHCSSTDDFHRTRLTHSLEVAQLGTGIVAQIKSKQPEVCEILPSDSLIDSICLAHDIGHPPYGHGGEVALNYMMRDHGGFEGNAQTFRIVTQLEPYTENGGMNLTRRSLLGLLKYPALISQTQAKVKPKSTADQRKLKTQEWLPAKGIYDCDHTLLNWVLSPLSQSDQEKFVALRDTNCPRKQNNKTLHKSLDCSIMELADDIAYGVHDLEDAIVLGMVSYSQWCSEAESQLKQIGDDWFSQHIVTLGKMLFSGKHHQRKDAIGGIVNALLTSVTIQSTAESFESPLLSSNAYLAPSRAAALDVLKKFVNDFVIQIPEVQIVEYKGQQVIMNIFEALSSEPNRLLPNLEKQKWQLAAGNADAENRIIADYISSMTDGHALRLHTQLFSPV, translated from the coding sequence ATGCCTGAAACGATTGATTCAGCATGGCGACAAAGAAACAAGCAAGAAAATAAGCTGCGTCTAAATGACCACCGTAGCCCTTTCGAGCGCGACCGGGCACGCATTCTCCACTCAGCGGCTTTTCGACGCCTGCAATCAAAAACACAAGTGCATTGCTCTAGTACCGATGATTTTCATCGCACGCGCCTCACTCACTCTTTAGAGGTGGCTCAACTTGGAACTGGCATCGTTGCTCAGATAAAGTCTAAACAACCAGAAGTGTGTGAAATTCTCCCTTCCGACAGCCTAATTGACTCGATTTGCTTAGCACATGACATCGGACACCCACCATACGGACACGGTGGAGAAGTCGCTTTGAACTATATGATGCGAGATCATGGTGGTTTTGAGGGAAATGCTCAAACTTTCCGAATTGTTACTCAGCTTGAACCTTATACTGAAAATGGCGGCATGAACCTCACCCGTCGCTCTTTGCTTGGCTTGCTCAAGTACCCAGCCCTAATTAGCCAGACACAGGCGAAAGTTAAGCCTAAATCCACAGCCGATCAAAGAAAATTAAAAACACAAGAATGGCTGCCAGCGAAAGGCATCTACGATTGCGACCATACACTACTTAATTGGGTGTTATCTCCACTCTCACAGTCAGATCAAGAAAAGTTTGTAGCACTTAGAGACACAAATTGCCCTAGGAAACAAAACAATAAAACCCTACACAAATCTTTAGATTGCTCAATTATGGAGCTTGCTGACGATATTGCTTATGGCGTTCACGATTTAGAAGATGCCATTGTATTAGGTATGGTCAGCTATTCGCAGTGGTGTAGCGAAGCTGAATCGCAGCTTAAACAGATTGGCGATGATTGGTTCAGCCAGCACATTGTAACGCTTGGAAAAATGCTATTTTCTGGTAAACATCACCAGCGCAAAGATGCAATAGGAGGAATCGTCAACGCCCTCTTAACCAGCGTTACCATACAGTCAACTGCCGAGAGTTTTGAAAGTCCGTTACTCAGTAGCAATGCTTATCTAGCACCTTCGAGGGCTGCAGCGTTAGATGTGCTAAAAAAATTCGTCAACGATTTCGTAATCCAGATACCTGAAGTTCAAATTGTCGAGTACAAAGGTCAGCAGGTCATTATGAATATTTTCGAAGCACTGAGCTCTGAGCCAAACCGATTACTACCAAATTTAGAGAAACAAAAGTGGCAACTAGCGGCTGGGAACGCCGACGCTGAGAATCGGATTATTGCAGATTATATTTCCTCGATGACCGATGGCCACGCATTGCGATTGCACACCCAACTATTTTCCCCCGTGTAA
- the yfbR gene encoding 5'-deoxynucleotidase, with translation MKKNQSVFMAWITRMPLIKRWALMHCFQEENVSEHCHQVSVIAHLLTVIRNKRFNGKLSPERAATIAIYHEISETKLQDINSKTKYHNPEFTAAFKKLENLAEIECLETLPEDLREEFTDILIQENVDEEYKAIVKAADILAAYIKTMNELRFNNDEFRHVKDGLDERIESLAKQMPEVQVFMDVFCDSCTTTLDKISSTN, from the coding sequence ATGAAAAAAAACCAAAGTGTTTTCATGGCTTGGATAACAAGGATGCCCCTCATCAAGCGCTGGGCATTGATGCATTGTTTCCAAGAAGAGAATGTGTCTGAGCACTGTCACCAAGTTTCTGTTATTGCTCACCTTCTTACCGTGATAAGAAATAAGCGCTTCAACGGCAAGCTCAGCCCAGAGAGGGCTGCGACCATTGCCATTTATCACGAGATATCAGAAACGAAACTGCAAGACATTAATTCTAAAACTAAATATCACAACCCAGAATTTACCGCAGCGTTTAAAAAGTTGGAGAACCTAGCGGAAATTGAATGCCTTGAAACCTTGCCGGAAGACTTAAGAGAGGAGTTTACTGACATTCTCATTCAAGAAAATGTGGATGAAGAATATAAAGCCATCGTGAAAGCGGCAGACATCTTAGCAGCCTACATCAAAACGATGAATGAGCTAAGGTTCAACAATGATGAGTTTCGTCATGTCAAAGACGGTTTGGATGAAAGGATTGAATCGCTTGCTAAGCAAATGCCAGAAGTGCAAGTCTTTATGGATGTATTCTGCGATAGCTGTACAACGACGCTAGATAAGATCTCATCAACAAATTAG